A single genomic interval of Metasolibacillus fluoroglycofenilyticus harbors:
- the nspC gene encoding carboxynorspermidine decarboxylase, with amino-acid sequence MKFEQVPTPSYVVDEVLIENNLKILHGVMERTGCKIILAQKAFSMFSLYPLIGKYLNGTASSGLYEAKLGREEMGKENHVFSPAYREDEIDEIIELCDHIVFNSFAQVEKFGAKVRAAGKSVGLRINPECSTQEGPEIYDPCARGCRFGVTLKHFKPELLGQIDGIHFHTLCEQDSDALAVTLDAVEEKFGQWLPQMKWINFGGGHHITREDYNIPLLESCIKRMQDKYGLEVYLEPGEAIAYRAGYLVTTVLETLENGMELAILDTSASCHMPDVLEMPYRPPLQNSGKVGEKPHAYRLGGPTCLAGDVIGDYSFDQPLAVGDRLVFEDMAIYSMVKNNTFNGMALPAIVIQDANGECRIQKQFSYEDFKGRLS; translated from the coding sequence ATGAAGTTTGAACAAGTACCAACACCAAGCTACGTTGTAGATGAAGTGTTAATTGAAAATAACTTGAAAATTTTACATGGGGTTATGGAGCGAACAGGCTGTAAAATTATTTTGGCACAAAAGGCATTTTCGATGTTTTCACTGTATCCGTTAATCGGTAAATATTTAAACGGTACTGCGTCAAGCGGTTTGTATGAGGCTAAGCTTGGTCGAGAGGAAATGGGGAAGGAAAACCATGTTTTTTCTCCAGCATATCGCGAGGATGAAATCGACGAAATTATCGAGCTATGCGACCATATCGTTTTCAATTCCTTTGCGCAAGTGGAGAAATTCGGAGCGAAAGTACGCGCAGCTGGCAAAAGCGTCGGCTTGCGTATTAATCCTGAATGCTCTACGCAGGAAGGACCTGAAATTTATGACCCTTGTGCTCGTGGCTGTCGTTTTGGTGTTACCTTAAAGCATTTCAAGCCCGAGTTATTGGGGCAAATTGACGGCATCCACTTCCATACATTATGCGAGCAAGATTCCGATGCATTGGCAGTGACACTTGATGCAGTAGAAGAAAAGTTTGGACAATGGCTACCGCAGATGAAATGGATTAATTTTGGTGGAGGGCACCATATTACGCGTGAAGATTATAACATTCCACTATTAGAGTCTTGTATTAAACGAATGCAGGATAAATATGGGCTAGAGGTTTATTTAGAGCCAGGTGAGGCAATTGCCTACAGAGCGGGTTATTTAGTTACGACTGTCTTAGAAACATTGGAAAATGGCATGGAGCTAGCGATTTTAGATACATCAGCATCCTGTCATATGCCAGATGTGCTTGAAATGCCTTACCGACCCCCACTTCAAAACTCGGGCAAAGTAGGCGAAAAGCCACATGCTTACCGCTTAGGAGGCCCGACTTGTTTAGCAGGCGATGTGATTGGTGATTATTCATTCGACCAGCCGTTAGCTGTAGGAGATCGTCTCGTATTTGAAGATATGGCGATTTACTCCATGGTAAAAAACAATACATTTAATGGGATGGCTTTACCTGCGATTGTTATTCAAGATGCGAATGGCGAGTGTCGCATTCAAAAGCAATTTAGCTATGAAGATTTTAAAGGACGATTATCCTAA
- a CDS encoding class I SAM-dependent rRNA methyltransferase yields the protein MTTLLIKENYVKELKNGYPLILKDAVENEDASIIEGTLVKLVDNKGQYIATGYYGVQNKGVGWVLTRNANEQIDRAFFAKRIHEAVTCRTSFFEADDTTAFRIFNGEGDGIGGLTIDFFNGFYMVSWYSEGIYTFREDVYAALMEVVNARGVYEKKRFNVNGQYVEQDDYVSGEEGEFPIIIQENGMHYAVDLNDGAMTGIFLDQRNVRKVLRDSYAAGKTVLNTFSYTGAFSVAAALGGATKTTSVDLAKRSLPKTIEQFSVNAIDYEAQDIKVMNVFDYFSYAARHQLTFDVVILDPPSFARTKKMTFSTAKDYPKLLRDTLTITAPNGVIIASTNNASFNMKKFKTFIDKAFKDSNKRYKILEQHQLPEDFQVPHNYPEFNYLKVVVIQVL from the coding sequence ATGACAACATTATTGATTAAAGAAAATTATGTAAAAGAATTAAAAAATGGCTATCCATTAATTTTAAAAGATGCTGTAGAAAATGAGGATGCCTCAATCATAGAAGGAACACTTGTGAAATTAGTAGACAACAAGGGACAATATATTGCAACAGGCTATTATGGTGTGCAAAATAAGGGCGTTGGTTGGGTGCTAACACGTAACGCAAATGAACAAATTGACCGTGCTTTTTTTGCGAAGAGAATTCATGAGGCTGTGACATGTCGAACGAGCTTTTTTGAGGCAGATGACACAACAGCTTTCCGCATTTTTAACGGGGAAGGGGATGGCATCGGCGGTTTAACGATTGATTTCTTCAATGGTTTTTATATGGTGAGCTGGTATAGCGAGGGAATTTATACGTTCCGCGAGGATGTGTATGCGGCACTAATGGAAGTGGTAAATGCACGCGGTGTTTATGAGAAGAAGCGCTTTAATGTGAACGGGCAATATGTGGAGCAGGATGACTATGTGTCAGGGGAAGAGGGCGAGTTTCCAATTATTATTCAAGAGAATGGCATGCATTATGCGGTAGATTTGAATGATGGGGCGATGACGGGTATATTCCTCGATCAACGTAATGTGCGTAAAGTCCTGCGCGATTCGTATGCAGCAGGAAAAACAGTGCTCAATACATTTTCTTATACAGGTGCATTTTCGGTGGCTGCAGCACTTGGCGGTGCAACAAAAACAACGAGCGTCGATTTAGCGAAACGTAGCTTGCCAAAAACAATTGAGCAATTTAGTGTCAATGCGATTGACTACGAGGCGCAGGATATTAAAGTGATGAATGTTTTTGATTACTTTAGCTATGCGGCCCGTCATCAATTAACGTTTGATGTTGTCATATTAGACCCACCGAGCTTTGCACGCACGAAAAAAATGACATTTAGCACGGCGAAAGATTATCCAAAATTGCTGAGAGATACACTAACAATTACAGCGCCAAATGGTGTAATTATTGCCTCGACAAATAATGCTAGCTTCAATATGAAAAAGTTCAAAACCTTCATTGATAAGGCCTTTAAAGATTCAAACAAGCGCTATAAAATTTTAGAGCAGCACCAGCTACCGGAAGATTTTCAAGTACCACATAATTACCCAGAATTTAATTATTTAAAAGTCGTTGTTATTCAAGTGCTTTAA
- a CDS encoding transposase, which produces MARKHRLWSPYHYFHIVMRGNNRQTIFLHHTDYQAFFRIVEYTYQKYQFSIIAFCIMPNHYHLLLHSPFVPHSKIMAMINRRYSDYFKKKYDYSGHLYEKRFFSDLVPSPLDIIVVSRYIHRNPINTTIPLVETLAFYPYSSYYYYYTKAPTPFNFLHQDSLITYLSHTKYPTLDLYLTYCEDDYDL; this is translated from the coding sequence ATGGCTAGAAAACATCGCCTTTGGTCACCATACCATTATTTCCATATAGTTATGCGCGGAAATAATCGGCAAACAATTTTTTTACATCACACAGACTACCAAGCTTTTTTTCGCATTGTGGAGTACACCTACCAAAAGTATCAATTTTCAATTATTGCATTTTGTATTATGCCAAACCATTATCACCTATTGCTCCATTCCCCTTTTGTTCCTCATAGCAAAATTATGGCGATGATTAATAGGCGCTACAGTGATTATTTTAAAAAGAAATATGACTACAGTGGTCACCTATACGAAAAAAGATTTTTTTCAGATTTAGTCCCCTCTCCCCTAGATATCATTGTTGTAAGTCGTTATATCCACCGCAATCCGATTAATACAACCATTCCTTTAGTAGAAACCTTAGCCTTTTATCCCTACAGTTCTTATTATTACTACTACACTAAAGCACCGACACCATTCAACTTCTTACACCAAGATTCACTTATCACCTATCTTTCCCATACAAAATATCCAACCCTTGACCTCTATTTAACCTATTGCGAAGATGATTATGATTTATAG
- the leuS gene encoding leucine--tRNA ligase — MSFNHQEIDKKWQKYWADNKTFKTVNDNSKPKFFALDMFPYPSGAGLHVGHPLGYIATDILSSFKRMQGYNVLHPMGWDAFGLPAEQYALDTGNDPAEFTAKNIATFKRQMNDLGFSYDWDREINTTDPKYYKWTQWIFIQLFNRGLAYVDEVPVNWCPALGTVLANEEVIDGKSERGGHPVERRPMRQWILRITEYADRLLEDLDELDWPESLKEMQRNWIGRSEGAEVTFTIDGTEHSFDVFTTRPDTLFGATYAVLAPEHKLVAEITTAEQRAQVDAYLDKVKTKSDLERTDLAKEKTGVFTGAYAVNPINGAKIPVWIADYVLATYGTGAIMAVPAHDERDYEFAKEFGLEIKEVLAGGDISKEAFIGDGEHINSDFLNGLNKEEGITKAIAWLEEKGVGEKKISYRLRDWLFSRQRYWGEPIPVIHWEDGTMTTVPQEELPLMLPKTNDIRPSGTGESPLANIDEWVNVVDPVTGKKGRRETNTMPQWAGSCWYYLRYIDPDNDEMIIDPELAKRWLPVDIYVGGAEHAVLHLLYARFWHKVLYDIGVVHTKEPFQKLFNQGMILGENNEKMSKSKGNVINPDDIVASHGADTLRLYEMFMGPLEASKAWSTNGLDGARRFLDRIWRLFIDDNGAVSSKIVDTNDGKLELAYHQTVKKVTEDFEAMRYNTAISQMMVFINECYKVDSVPKEYAEGFVQMLSPVARHIAEELWQKFGHTETITYSAWPTFDPSKLVEDEVEIVVQVLGKVRAKIKVAKDISKEDLEATALADEKVKEFIVGKDVIKVVVIPGKLVNIVVK, encoded by the coding sequence ATGAGTTTTAATCATCAAGAAATTGATAAGAAATGGCAAAAGTATTGGGCAGATAACAAAACATTTAAAACGGTGAATGACAACAGTAAACCAAAGTTTTTTGCATTAGATATGTTTCCGTACCCATCAGGGGCAGGCTTGCATGTAGGACATCCACTTGGCTATATCGCGACGGATATTTTAAGCTCGTTTAAGCGCATGCAAGGCTATAATGTGCTACATCCGATGGGCTGGGATGCTTTCGGGTTACCTGCTGAGCAATATGCACTCGATACAGGAAATGATCCTGCAGAGTTTACGGCGAAAAATATTGCGACATTTAAGCGTCAAATGAATGATTTAGGCTTTTCTTACGACTGGGACCGCGAAATTAATACGACAGACCCTAAATATTATAAATGGACGCAATGGATTTTTATCCAATTATTCAATCGTGGTTTAGCGTATGTAGATGAAGTACCTGTAAACTGGTGTCCAGCACTTGGAACGGTACTAGCGAATGAGGAAGTAATCGATGGTAAATCCGAGCGCGGCGGGCATCCGGTAGAACGTCGCCCAATGCGTCAATGGATTCTACGCATTACGGAATATGCAGACCGTCTATTAGAGGATTTAGATGAGCTTGATTGGCCAGAAAGCTTAAAGGAAATGCAGCGCAATTGGATTGGTCGCTCAGAAGGTGCGGAGGTCACATTTACAATCGATGGTACAGAGCACTCATTTGACGTTTTCACAACGCGCCCAGATACGCTATTTGGTGCAACATATGCAGTATTAGCACCAGAGCATAAGCTAGTTGCTGAAATTACAACAGCTGAACAGCGTGCGCAAGTGGACGCTTATCTTGATAAAGTAAAAACAAAATCAGACCTTGAGCGTACAGACTTAGCAAAGGAAAAAACAGGTGTATTCACAGGTGCTTATGCAGTAAATCCAATTAACGGTGCAAAAATTCCTGTATGGATTGCTGATTATGTACTTGCAACATACGGTACAGGTGCAATTATGGCAGTACCTGCTCATGATGAACGCGACTATGAGTTTGCGAAAGAATTCGGCCTAGAAATTAAAGAGGTGCTTGCAGGCGGTGATATTTCGAAAGAAGCATTTATTGGTGACGGTGAGCATATTAACTCAGATTTTTTAAACGGCTTAAATAAGGAAGAAGGTATTACAAAAGCTATTGCTTGGCTAGAGGAAAAGGGTGTTGGTGAGAAGAAAATTTCTTACCGTCTACGCGACTGGTTATTCTCACGTCAACGCTATTGGGGCGAGCCAATTCCTGTAATTCATTGGGAAGATGGTACAATGACAACTGTTCCACAGGAAGAGCTGCCTCTAATGCTTCCAAAAACAAATGATATTCGTCCAAGTGGTACAGGTGAATCACCATTAGCGAATATTGACGAATGGGTAAATGTAGTAGACCCAGTAACAGGTAAAAAAGGTCGTCGTGAAACAAATACGATGCCGCAATGGGCGGGTAGCTGCTGGTACTATTTACGCTATATCGACCCGGACAATGATGAAATGATTATCGACCCAGAGCTAGCAAAGCGCTGGCTACCTGTTGATATTTATGTTGGTGGAGCAGAGCATGCGGTACTGCATCTGCTATACGCGCGTTTCTGGCACAAAGTGCTATACGATATCGGTGTCGTGCATACGAAGGAGCCTTTCCAAAAGCTATTTAACCAAGGAATGATTTTAGGCGAAAACAACGAAAAAATGTCTAAATCGAAAGGTAATGTAATCAACCCAGATGATATTGTGGCATCACATGGTGCGGATACGCTTCGCCTTTATGAAATGTTTATGGGGCCACTTGAAGCATCCAAAGCATGGTCGACAAATGGCTTAGATGGTGCACGTCGCTTCTTAGACCGCATTTGGCGTCTATTCATTGATGATAACGGTGCTGTGAGTAGCAAAATCGTTGACACAAATGATGGTAAACTAGAGCTTGCTTATCATCAAACAGTGAAAAAAGTGACAGAAGACTTTGAAGCAATGCGCTACAATACGGCGATTTCACAAATGATGGTATTTATTAACGAATGTTATAAAGTAGATTCAGTGCCGAAAGAATATGCTGAAGGCTTTGTACAAATGCTATCACCAGTTGCTCGTCATATTGCAGAGGAGCTATGGCAAAAATTCGGTCATACTGAAACAATTACGTACTCAGCATGGCCAACATTCGACCCATCAAAGCTGGTAGAAGATGAAGTAGAAATCGTTGTGCAAGTGCTAGGGAAAGTACGTGCAAAAATTAAAGTTGCTAAAGATATTTCGAAGGAAGACTTGGAAGCTACTGCATTAGCAGATGAAAAAGTAAAAGAATTTATTGTGGGCAAAGACGTAATAAAAGTAGTTGTTATCCCGGGTAAATTAGTTAATATTGTAGTGAAGTAG
- a CDS encoding aminotransferase class I/II-fold pyridoxal phosphate-dependent enzyme — protein sequence MSTRLSQHDAPIYDALQQFKSKRIVPFDVPGHKRGRGNPELTAFLGEQCVSVDVNSMKPLDNLCHPVSVIKDAEELAAQAFGAAHAFFMVNGTTSAVQSMILTACKRGDKIILPRNVHRSVINALVVCGAEPVYVNPDMDYKLGIALGMKISQVEKAIKENPDAKAILVNNPTYYGICSDLQGIVKLAHDHEMLVLVDEAHGTHFYFGENMPITAMAAGADMAAVSMHKSGGSLTQSSFLLMGPKINVGYARQIVNLTQTTSGSYLLLSSLDLSRRNLALNGKEIFEHVMKLSQYAREEINKIGDYYAYSSELINGDSIYDFDATKLSVHTLDIGLAGIEVYDILRDEYDIQIEFGDIGNILAYVSVGDRERDIERLVSALAEIRRRYKTDKAGLITQEYIDPQVITTPQYAFYAEKELLPLRETVGRVCSEFVMCYPPGIPILAPGEKITQEIVEYIEYAKDKDCTIIGPEDLEIARLNVLTEVR from the coding sequence ATGAGTACACGATTGTCACAGCACGATGCACCAATTTACGATGCACTACAACAATTTAAAAGTAAACGCATCGTACCATTCGATGTGCCGGGGCATAAACGTGGACGCGGCAACCCTGAACTAACAGCTTTTTTAGGAGAGCAATGTGTCAGTGTCGATGTCAATTCGATGAAGCCGCTAGATAATTTATGCCATCCTGTATCTGTTATTAAAGATGCAGAGGAGCTAGCAGCACAAGCATTCGGGGCAGCTCATGCCTTTTTCATGGTGAATGGCACAACTTCAGCAGTGCAATCGATGATTTTAACAGCGTGTAAGCGCGGTGATAAAATTATTTTGCCACGTAACGTACACCGCAGCGTTATTAATGCGCTTGTTGTATGTGGAGCTGAGCCGGTTTATGTTAATCCAGATATGGATTACAAGCTGGGAATTGCACTAGGAATGAAAATTTCTCAAGTAGAAAAAGCGATTAAAGAAAATCCGGATGCTAAAGCAATTTTAGTGAATAATCCAACATACTATGGCATTTGCTCTGATTTACAGGGCATCGTCAAACTGGCGCATGACCATGAAATGTTAGTGCTCGTTGACGAAGCGCATGGCACACATTTTTATTTTGGTGAAAACATGCCAATTACGGCGATGGCAGCTGGTGCTGATATGGCAGCGGTAAGTATGCATAAATCTGGTGGTAGCTTAACGCAAAGCTCATTTTTATTAATGGGTCCTAAAATCAACGTTGGCTATGCACGGCAAATTGTCAATTTAACGCAAACGACAAGCGGCTCTTATTTATTATTATCAAGTTTAGATTTATCACGTCGTAATTTAGCGTTAAATGGCAAGGAGATTTTTGAGCATGTGATGAAGCTGTCGCAATATGCACGCGAGGAAATTAACAAAATTGGTGATTATTATGCGTATTCAAGCGAGCTAATAAATGGCGATAGCATTTACGATTTTGATGCAACAAAGTTATCGGTTCATACATTGGATATTGGTCTAGCAGGGATTGAAGTATACGATATTTTAAGGGATGAATACGATATTCAAATCGAGTTTGGCGATATTGGCAATATTTTAGCATATGTTTCTGTAGGGGACAGAGAGCGAGACATTGAGCGACTTGTTAGCGCATTAGCTGAAATTCGCCGTCGCTACAAAACAGATAAGGCAGGGCTTATTACGCAAGAATATATCGATCCGCAAGTAATTACAACGCCGCAATATGCGTTTTATGCAGAAAAGGAGCTTTTGCCTCTACGTGAAACGGTTGGACGCGTTTGTAGTGAGTTTGTCATGTGTTACCCGCCAGGCATTCCGATTTTAGCACCGGGTGAAAAAATTACCCAGGAAATTGTCGAATATATTGAATATGCGAAAGACAAGGACTGTACAATTATCGGTCCCGAGGATTTGGAAATTGCACGACTCAACGTGTTAACGGAGGTGCGATAG
- the speE gene encoding polyamine aminopropyltransferase, translating to MDLWFSESHTPNVRLSIKVDKQLYSAQSEFQRIDVFESKEFGRFLTLDGFMMLTEKDEFIYHEMITHVPMAVHPNPKKVLIIGAGDGGVVRELVQYQAIEHIDLVEIDEMVIEAAKKYLPQTASKFDDPRVHIHIEDGLKYVRFCENEYDIIIVDSTDPFGPGEGLFTREFYGSCYKALKEDGIMVNQHESPFYDEDVAAMQRAHQRIIECFPISRVYQAHIPTYPSGHWLFGFASKKYHPVKDMSASVWKANNIATKYYNSNLHKGAFYLPNYVQKLLTEVENKGDE from the coding sequence ATGGATTTATGGTTTAGCGAAAGCCATACACCGAATGTGAGACTGTCGATAAAAGTAGATAAACAGCTATATAGCGCGCAAAGTGAATTTCAGCGCATCGATGTGTTTGAATCGAAGGAATTCGGACGCTTTCTTACACTAGATGGCTTTATGATGTTGACAGAGAAGGACGAATTTATTTATCACGAGATGATTACGCATGTTCCGATGGCTGTGCATCCGAATCCTAAAAAGGTGTTAATTATCGGAGCGGGTGACGGTGGTGTTGTACGTGAGCTTGTACAATATCAAGCTATTGAGCATATTGACTTAGTCGAAATCGACGAAATGGTCATTGAGGCGGCAAAAAAATATTTGCCACAAACAGCAAGCAAGTTTGATGACCCGCGTGTCCACATTCATATTGAGGATGGCTTAAAATATGTTCGGTTTTGTGAAAATGAATACGATATTATTATTGTTGATTCGACAGATCCATTTGGACCAGGCGAAGGCCTATTTACACGAGAGTTTTATGGGAGCTGTTATAAAGCATTAAAAGAAGATGGCATTATGGTTAATCAGCATGAAAGCCCGTTTTATGATGAGGATGTTGCTGCAATGCAGCGCGCGCATCAACGTATTATTGAATGCTTCCCAATTAGTCGTGTGTATCAGGCACACATCCCGACATATCCATCAGGGCACTGGTTATTTGGTTTTGCATCTAAAAAATATCATCCGGTAAAGGATATGAGTGCAAGCGTTTGGAAGGCCAATAATATTGCAACGAAATATTATAATTCGAATCTGCATAAAGGCGCATTCTATTTACCGAATTACGTACAAAAATTATTAACAGAAGTTGAAAACAAAGGAGACGAGTAA
- a CDS encoding PQQ-dependent sugar dehydrogenase yields MKYLYLLSILLLAGCSIDEPQSFVFNKQQNEVQQVAAENLRAPWAIAKIEDTFYLTERAGSIVKIKNGKMERQQVVLEKELATVAEAGLLGFVLAPDFQDSKLAYAYYTYVDKVAQFNRIITLYLEDNIWYEKDLLIDQIPSGTYHHGGRLKIGPDQKLYATAGDASEASLAQNLQSLGGKILRVNLDGSIPKDNPFPNSYIYSYGHRNAQGLSWLPDATLYASEHGSAKNDEINQIQAGQNYGWPLIEGNETQQGMHSPQFTSGTETTWAPSGMDFYDGKLYVAALRGTAILAFDIEAKQYEEVVTGLGRIRDVYIEDGVLYFISNNTDGRGNPQKYDDKLYKIILSN; encoded by the coding sequence ATGAAATATTTATATTTATTAAGCATTCTACTACTCGCAGGATGCTCTATAGATGAGCCGCAATCGTTTGTGTTCAATAAGCAACAAAACGAGGTACAGCAAGTGGCTGCAGAAAATTTACGAGCACCCTGGGCAATCGCAAAAATAGAAGATACTTTTTATCTAACGGAACGTGCGGGAAGCATTGTTAAAATTAAAAATGGAAAAATGGAACGACAGCAAGTTGTACTTGAGAAAGAGCTAGCAACAGTAGCAGAGGCAGGTTTATTAGGCTTTGTGCTTGCACCTGATTTTCAGGATTCAAAATTAGCCTATGCCTATTACACATATGTTGATAAAGTAGCGCAGTTTAATCGCATTATAACGCTTTATTTAGAGGATAATATTTGGTATGAAAAAGACTTGCTTATTGATCAAATACCAAGTGGGACATATCATCATGGGGGACGTCTAAAAATTGGGCCAGACCAAAAGCTATATGCAACAGCGGGTGACGCATCGGAAGCAAGCTTAGCTCAAAATCTCCAATCATTAGGAGGTAAAATTTTAAGAGTAAATTTGGATGGCTCGATTCCAAAGGATAATCCATTTCCTAATTCCTATATTTATAGTTATGGTCATCGCAATGCGCAAGGTCTTAGCTGGTTGCCAGATGCTACACTATACGCGAGTGAGCATGGTAGCGCTAAAAATGATGAAATTAATCAAATACAAGCAGGTCAAAACTATGGCTGGCCACTAATTGAAGGAAATGAAACACAGCAAGGGATGCATTCCCCACAGTTTACCTCAGGAACGGAGACAACTTGGGCACCCTCCGGAATGGATTTTTATGATGGTAAATTATATGTGGCAGCATTACGAGGCACAGCCATTTTAGCATTTGACATTGAAGCAAAGCAATACGAGGAAGTTGTAACAGGACTCGGCAGAATTCGCGATGTATATATTGAAGATGGTGTGTTGTATTTTATTAGCAATAATACAGATGGTCGTGGTAATCCACAGAAGTATGATGATAAATTATATAAAATCATTCTCTCCAATTAA
- a CDS encoding saccharopine dehydrogenase family protein: MAKALIIGAGGVASVAVHKCVQNSEVFEEICIASRTKAKCDELKAKLDGKGTIITTAQVDADNVEELIALINEVKPDIVMNLALPYQDLTIMDACLATKTHYMDTANYEPEDTAKFEYKWQWAYHDRFKEAGITALLGSGFDPGVTGVFTAHALKHHFDEIEYIDILDCNGGDHGYPFATNFNPEINIREVSANGRYWKEGEWIETQPMEIKRVYNFEEVGEKDMYLLYHEELESLAKNVPGLKQIRFFMTFGQSYLTHLKCLENVGMTSIEPIMFEGKEIIPLQFLKAVLPDPASLGPRTKGKTNIGCIFRGKKDGQDKTYYVYNICDHEACYAEVGSQAVSYTTGVPAMIGAMLVVNGEWNKPGVYNVEEFNPDPFMDALNKWGLPWKESFNPELVD, translated from the coding sequence ATGGCAAAGGCATTAATTATCGGAGCAGGTGGCGTGGCATCTGTAGCAGTACACAAATGTGTACAAAATAGCGAGGTATTCGAGGAAATTTGTATCGCTAGTCGTACAAAAGCAAAATGTGACGAATTAAAAGCAAAATTAGATGGCAAAGGTACAATAATTACAACTGCACAAGTTGATGCAGACAATGTAGAGGAGCTTATCGCGTTAATTAACGAGGTAAAGCCTGATATTGTGATGAACCTTGCATTACCATATCAAGATTTAACGATTATGGACGCATGCTTAGCAACAAAAACACATTATATGGATACAGCAAACTATGAGCCAGAGGACACAGCGAAATTTGAATATAAATGGCAATGGGCTTACCATGATCGCTTTAAAGAAGCTGGTATTACGGCACTTTTAGGCTCAGGCTTCGACCCAGGAGTAACAGGTGTATTTACAGCACATGCTTTAAAGCATCATTTTGATGAAATCGAATATATCGATATTTTAGACTGCAATGGTGGTGACCATGGCTATCCATTCGCAACAAACTTTAATCCAGAAATTAATATTCGTGAAGTATCTGCGAATGGTCGTTACTGGAAAGAGGGCGAGTGGATTGAAACACAGCCAATGGAAATTAAACGTGTTTATAATTTTGAAGAAGTTGGCGAAAAGGATATGTACTTGCTATACCATGAAGAATTGGAATCATTAGCGAAAAACGTACCTGGCTTAAAGCAAATCCGCTTCTTCATGACATTTGGCCAAAGCTATTTAACGCATTTAAAATGCTTAGAAAACGTTGGCATGACTTCAATCGAGCCAATTATGTTTGAAGGTAAAGAAATTATTCCATTACAATTTTTAAAAGCAGTATTACCAGACCCAGCATCACTTGGTCCACGTACAAAAGGAAAAACAAATATCGGCTGTATTTTCCGTGGTAAAAAAGACGGACAAGATAAAACTTACTACGTATACAATATTTGTGACCATGAAGCTTGTTATGCAGAGGTTGGTTCACAGGCAGTTTCTTACACAACAGGCGTGCCTGCGATGATTGGTGCAATGCTCGTTGTCAATGGTGAATGGAACAAGCCAGGTGTATATAATGTAGAGGAATTCAATCCAGACCCATTCATGGATGCATTAAATAAATGGGGCTTACCTTGGAAAGAAAGCTTCAATCCGGAGTTAGTTGACTAA